One genomic segment of Candidatus Bathyarchaeota archaeon includes these proteins:
- a CDS encoding DUF1947 domain-containing protein, producing MPTKQRRYPLKTKDAKTILKQASEKLKINLALASEEKTNVEIVEADVGTIYLIAGKPALIKTGDKFMPTLMFTEFTSHAPKIVVDMGAVPYVCKGADVMAPGIVRIEGEFGVGDFVLVLDVKFGKALALGASLLDSATARQTKKGPVVKTQHYVGDKVWDYIKTLAE from the coding sequence ATGCCCACCAAACAACGCAGATACCCACTAAAAACCAAAGACGCAAAAACCATCCTAAAACAAGCCTCAGAAAAACTCAAAATAAACTTAGCATTAGCCTCTGAGGAAAAAACAAATGTAGAAATTGTAGAGGCAGACGTGGGAACAATTTATTTGATTGCTGGCAAACCTGCATTAATAAAAACAGGCGACAAATTCATGCCAACCCTCATGTTTACCGAGTTTACATCTCATGCTCCCAAAATCGTGGTTGACATGGGCGCTGTGCCGTATGTTTGTAAGGGCGCGGATGTAATGGCGCCAGGTATCGTGCGAATTGAAGGCGAGTTTGGAGTGGGGGATTTTGTGTTGGTTTTGGATGTAAAGTTTGGTAAGGCGTTGGCTTTGGGTGCGAGTTTGCTGGATTCGGCAACGGCACGTCAAACCAAGAAGGGGCCTGTTGTGAAGACGCAGCATTATGTGGGCGATAAGGTTTGGGATTACATAAAAACGCTGGCAGAATAG